The Halovivax ruber XH-70 genome includes the window CTCGGTGTCGGCGACGACGGCGCAGGTTCCACACTCGACACAGGGTTGCGTGTCGAGACTGACGAGCCGTTCTGTCGAGCCGTTCGTCTCGACGACTTCGGAGCGATAACAGCCGCCGCCGAAGTCCTCGGCGCTGACCGGACAGGCCGCGACCGCCGCGCCGCTTGCCTCGTAGGATTCGTCCAGCAACCGAATGTGCGGGTTACCGACGTCCGTATCGTACGTGAGGTCGCCGATTCGCTCGGCGAGTGCCGGGGGTTCGACCGGGGAGTCCCAGTGAACCGTCCGGCCGAGTTCCTCGCCGAGGACCGTCGGCAGGGTCACGTACCCGGTGCTGGTATCGGGGAGCATACCGACGAGGAACGGGGAGTTGTACGCCTTCTCGAGTAGCTTCGCCGAGAGCCGATTCGTCGCGGCGACGCGACCAACTTTCGATTTGAGAAGGCCGTTCGTCACGCGCTCGACGAGATCGTGTTCGCCGAGTTTGCTCGCGAGGCGATAGCGCCGGGGACGGAGCTTGTCCATCGTGCCGGATTTTTCCAGCATGTCGACGTAGCTGCGCCCAGCCGCGTCCGGCGCCGACTCGGTGCGGGTGCTCGCGAACGCGTCGGCGGCGAGCGCACCCGCGGAGACAGCGTGGTTCATCCCCTTGATGATCGGGCCCTGGGCCTGCATCTGCCCGGCGGCGTCGCCGACCAGGAGGAGCCGTCCGCGGTAGGGTGACGGGTGGGCCACCTTCTTCGAGTCGGGCACCAGTTTCGCGCTGTACTCACGCTCGTGGTACTCGTCGCCGAGCCACTGTGCGAGCAGCGGGTGAGTGAGCAAGGCGTCGAGTAACTCGTGTGGATTGGCCTCCTGGGCCACCAGGCTGTCTAAGTGGAACACGGTCCCGATGGACAGGGACTCCTCGTTGGTGTAGAGGAAGCCGCCGCCGCGAACCCCCTCGAAGAGGTCGCCCGAGAAGAGGTGAGCCGCGCCTTCGTTCTCGCCGACATCGAAGCGATCGGCGATCGCGTCGGGATCCATCTCGACGACTGCTTTGACACCCTGGAACCACTCGTCGGGTTCGTCCCAGTCCATCAGGCCTGCGTCGCGCGCGAGTTCGGAGTTGACGCCGTCCGCCGCGACGATCACGTCTGCGGTGATCGGATCGAGTTCGTCGAAGGTGACACCGACGATCTCGCCGTTCTCGCGTAGCAACCCGTTGGCGCGAACGCCCGTCAAGACGCCGCCGCCCGTCTCGCTCGTCTTCTCGTGGACACGATCTTCGAGCCACGAGTCCATCTTGCGTCGGAGGACGGCGTCACACCAGTCGGTGTCGTGTTCGTGGAGGTCCTCGAGCGAGATCGACTTCACCTTGTTTCCGGCGACGTTGTGGATCTCGTAGTCGGTCACGGGGCGTTCGGCCGCGTGCTCGCGGAAGCCGTCGAAGAGGTCGTCCATCGTGTACGGCGCGGACTGCTCCGCGTAGACCAGTCCGCCGGAGACGTTCTTCGATCCCGACTCCACCCCGCGTTCCAGCACCAGTGTCTCTACCCCGTGATCCGCCAGTCGCGCCGCGGCTGCGGCCCCGCCCGGCCCACAGCCGACGACGATCGCCTCGTAGTGTTCGTACTCGTCAGTGTCAGTCATCAGTCCTCACCTCCGTCCGCGACGGCCTCGACGTTCAACTCGCCACTCTCGACCGCCTCGATCAGGTGCGGAAGGACCTCGAAGAGGTCGCCCTCGACGAAGTAGTCCGAAAAGTCCCGGATCCGCGCATCCGGGTTGGTGTTGATCGCGACGATCGTGTCCGACTCGTCCATCCCGACCTTGTGCTGGACGGCGCCCGAGACGCCGGCCGCAACGTAGAGGTCGGGGGCGACCTCCTGACCGGTCTCGCCGATCTGACGATCCTCACCAGTGTACTGCTCGACGTGCCCGTCGAACTGGTAGGACGACGTCACGATACCGCGCGTGATGCCGAACGCCGCGTCCTCGAACGCGTCGGCGAGGTCGAGGCCGAGTTCGATGCCCTCCGTCGGCGCGTCGCCGATCCCGCGACCGAGACAAACGACCACGTCGTGACCGGTGAGGTCGACGCCCTCGTCGAGTTCGTCGGACTCCTCGACCGTGACGGCGAACCACTCGTCGGCCAGATCCATGTCGTGTTCGACGACCAGCCCCTCGCGGTCGGGGTCGGGCTCCGGAACGTCGAACGTTCCCGGAATGACCGACGCTCCCTGCGGGTGAAAGTCCCGGTCGGGATTGTCGAGACAGAGGATCGTCGAGTACTCGAACCCGGAGAAGTCCGGGCGCTTCATGTGGAGTACCTTCTCGAACACTTTCTTCTCGCCGGGTTCGCCCGTCTTGACGGGATTCGAGATCTTCTCTTCCTCGATGAAGAGGTCGGAACAGTCCGAGGCCAGCCCGGAGTCGAGTTCGGCCTGGACCGTCGCCGAGAGGTCGCGGCCGTTGTTCGTCGCCGGGAAGAGCGCGTAGCGCGGTTTGTCGTAGTCGTACCAGCTGTCGTCGTCGAACGTCCCCTCACCGCGTGCCATGTGCGACGCAATGTGCGTGTACGGCGTGTTGAGGAAGCGCCCGAGTCGGTCGTCGTCGTGGAAGACGGCGACGTCCGCGCCGTACTGGATCGCCTCCTCGGCGTGGGTTCGACAGTCGTCGCCCATCAGATACGCGACGACCTGTTCGTCGTCGCCGTAGTCCGCGGCGTACTCGTCCATCAACTCGCGGGCTTTGCCGAGCATCTCCTTCGAGACGTCGAGCAACTCGCCCTGCTGGGTCTCACAGAAGACCCACATGTCCTCGTAGTGGCCACCCTGGAGCGCCCGAATGTGCTTCTTGTCCCGGGTCGGGTGGCTGAGGCCGTCGTCTTCGTCCTCGTCGTCGGCAGCGTCGTCAGTTTCATCTTCGTCAGCCGATTCGTCCGTTTCCGCTTCGTCGGCCGATTCCCCTTCATCGGCCGATTCGTCGGCCGCGTCGGACTCGTCGCCGGGTTCCTCGTCTGCCGCCGTTTCGTCGGCATCGTCGGGCTCCTCGTACTCGCCCTCCGTCTCTGGTTCGTCGACCTCGCCTGCCTCGCGGAGTTCGTCCATCCGCGCCTCGATGGCCTCGCGCGCCGTCTTTCGATCCTGGCTCTCGCGTTCGTCTTCGAGGGCG containing:
- a CDS encoding electron transfer flavoprotein subunit alpha/FixB family protein, with the translated sequence MVNPDEHTVAALREVLADVDDLETLSAALEDERESQDRKTAREAIEARMDELREAGEVDEPETEGEYEEPDDADETAADEEPGDESDAADESADEGESADEAETDESADEDETDDAADDEDEDDGLSHPTRDKKHIRALQGGHYEDMWVFCETQQGELLDVSKEMLGKARELMDEYAADYGDDEQVVAYLMGDDCRTHAEEAIQYGADVAVFHDDDRLGRFLNTPYTHIASHMARGEGTFDDDSWYDYDKPRYALFPATNNGRDLSATVQAELDSGLASDCSDLFIEEEKISNPVKTGEPGEKKVFEKVLHMKRPDFSGFEYSTILCLDNPDRDFHPQGASVIPGTFDVPEPDPDREGLVVEHDMDLADEWFAVTVEESDELDEGVDLTGHDVVVCLGRGIGDAPTEGIELGLDLADAFEDAAFGITRGIVTSSYQFDGHVEQYTGEDRQIGETGQEVAPDLYVAAGVSGAVQHKVGMDESDTIVAINTNPDARIRDFSDYFVEGDLFEVLPHLIEAVESGELNVEAVADGGED
- a CDS encoding FAD-dependent monooxygenase; protein product: MTDTDEYEHYEAIVVGCGPGGAAAAARLADHGVETLVLERGVESGSKNVSGGLVYAEQSAPYTMDDLFDGFREHAAERPVTDYEIHNVAGNKVKSISLEDLHEHDTDWCDAVLRRKMDSWLEDRVHEKTSETGGGVLTGVRANGLLRENGEIVGVTFDELDPITADVIVAADGVNSELARDAGLMDWDEPDEWFQGVKAVVEMDPDAIADRFDVGENEGAAHLFSGDLFEGVRGGGFLYTNEESLSIGTVFHLDSLVAQEANPHELLDALLTHPLLAQWLGDEYHEREYSAKLVPDSKKVAHPSPYRGRLLLVGDAAGQMQAQGPIIKGMNHAVSAGALAADAFASTRTESAPDAAGRSYVDMLEKSGTMDKLRPRRYRLASKLGEHDLVERVTNGLLKSKVGRVAATNRLSAKLLEKAYNSPFLVGMLPDTSTGYVTLPTVLGEELGRTVHWDSPVEPPALAERIGDLTYDTDVGNPHIRLLDESYEASGAAVAACPVSAEDFGGGCYRSEVVETNGSTERLVSLDTQPCVECGTCAVVADTEWEHPSGNKGVEFKQG